One segment of Primulina tabacum isolate GXHZ01 chromosome 14, ASM2559414v2, whole genome shotgun sequence DNA contains the following:
- the LOC142523876 gene encoding uncharacterized protein LOC142523876: protein MSSRNPLSVILDQNKLTGPNYHDWLRNLKIVLNSEKIAYVLTKAPPKTAKPNATKEELADLEKWWDHDLRAKSYMLASMSNELQRWFEEAVNAANIYDHLQELYGEQTRPLRHAIVKELITSRLR from the coding sequence ATGTCGTCCCGAAACCCACTATCTGTTATACTCGATCAAAATAAGCTAACAGGACCCAATTATCATGATTGGCTGAGGAATTTGAAAATTGTTTTGAATTCCGAAAAGATAGCATATGTGCTCACCAAGGCCCCTCCTAAGACGGCTAAGCCAAATGCCACTAAGGAAGAGCTGGCTGACCTTGAAAAATGGTGggaccatgacttgcgagccAAGAGCTATATGCTAGCTTCTATGTCAAACGAGCTGCAGAGGTGGTTTGAGGAAGCTGTGAATGCTGCTAACATTTACGACCACCTGCAAGAGTTGTATGGTGAACAAACACGTCCACTGAGGCACGCTATTGTCAAAGAACTCATTACATCACGTCTGCGATaa
- the LOC142523877 gene encoding uncharacterized protein LOC142523877, with protein MIGFIEKLVGLDLVIPNEFSTDILLLLLPSSFDGFVVNFNMNKLEASLEELVNMLTIYEATIKKEKYVFLIGFSSGTKKGPKGKGKKHSRPSKTNKPNKKRVANISKGTEKPEKGEDVCFHCKNPGHWKRNCKEYLAQKSSGNGDDKK; from the exons ATGATTGGGTTCATTGAAAAGTTAGTGGGCCTGGACCTTGTTATCCCCAATGAGTTTTCCACGGACATTCTATTGCTGTTGCTGCCATCATCGTTTGATgggtttgtggtgaacttcaatatgaacaagttgGAGGCCagccttgaagagttggtcaacATGTTGACAATTTATGAAGCCACCATTAAGAAGGAAAAATATGTTTTCCTCATTGGCTTTTCGTCTGGGACGAAGAAAGGGCCTAAAGGAAAGGGCAAGAAGCATTCTCGTCCTTCCAAGACAAACAAACCCAACAAGAAGCGAGTAGCAAACATTTCTAAAGGGACCGAAAAGCCTGAAAAAGGAGAAGATGTTTGCTTCCACTGCAAGAATCCTGGACACTGGAAGCGcaattgcaaggaatatctcgcccagaagagttctggcaACG GTGATGACAAGAAGTAG